The region tgttttttagaatgaAATGAGTAGATGTTAACCACGTGAACACATCTTCTGACGTGTACATTTATCATAATGGGCAACACTAACTCCAAAAGAAATCCGCCCCCTCCACCAAATAACACAGAAAAGGGTACCAATGTGAGTGCAGGCCAGAGAGACTTCAAGCAAAATCATGAATTGTGTGGCCTGTCTCTTGACATAGAAGGGATCTCTACAAAAGTTTCAGAAATTCACAGCAGTGATGAGGATTCTGAGGATGTGTTTTACAAGTTTGTGATTCTGCATGCTCAGAATGATGCAGATGAAGCCAGCCGACTCCAGCATCTGCTACAAAATAATTTTTGTATTAAACCTGGAATAATCTTTGCTGAAATGCCTAGTGGTAGACATTTCTTACAAAACTTAAATGATGCTGTGAATAGGTCAGCATGGACTATTATTCTGTTGACAGAACATTTCTTGAGTGAGGCTTGGTGTGAGTTCCAGTCTTATGCCTCCCTGATGAACGCTCTTAACAAACAGCATAAATATAACTCTGTCATACCACTGAGGCCACTGAATAATCCACTTCCAAGGGAGAAGACTCCTTGTGTCCTGCAAGCCATTAATGCACTGGAAGAAGATAGTCCTGGCTTTGCTAAACAAGTGGAGAAGATTTTCCAGGAGTCGAAATATAGGCAACAGCAAGCAAtgtggaagaaagaaagaacaaatgagACGCACTAGAGCTAAAGACATGCATAAAGACAGttaaattgttaattaaattGAAGGAGGTAAATCAGTTGTCTTACTCATCTCAAGTAAGAGAGAGAAACCTTCTTTTGAGAAACTAACCTACAGAAAAGATGGTGGCAAGAGTTTCCCATAAAGGCATTATTGTTATTACTTAACACCTGTATGTTTTCAGCAGTATTATCAAGATGTGGCCAATCATCACCTTGACCCCTTTATTTATGATATGCCACTTTCCCCTACTTGTTTGTTTGTCTGGCTTCTCTTTATATTGTACGCTATATAGGGCAGATACTGTGTCTTCTTTTAAGTTTGTACAGCTCCTCACATGTTGTAGTTGCTActggaaacaaataataaatgggGTAGTACTAACAGTGGCTGCTACTGAGAGCCAACAGAAGCGACACAGGATAACATCCTGTAAGGAAGGCTATTCTATTAATAACAATCTTTATATCGGAAATATAAATATGTTAGAAATACTTACCAGTGTTACGAAACCAGGAAAATACATTCAGCACCCTACAAAATATATGCTGCTATTTTAAGAAGAATCTCAAAATGTGTGCTCTATTTTTGTCATGTTTGCAATTGTTAAAAATCATATATTTTCTAATGATGCATCTTGACCAAATGGGTaggtgcattttaaaaattaaaataaacaaacactctCAATTTCTTTTGACTAAACTTGTTTTTTGTTCAAGTCTTAAAGAAAAAACTGGCAAAGTGATGCATAGAGAGATGAAACTTGGGAAACTGTGTGAAGATCTTAGAGATAAAATGTACCTAAAGAATTGCtctctgtagctcaaaagcttctctttcatcagcagaagttagctaaaagatattacctcacccacctgatcTCTCTTAGAGATAAGAATCATGCATTCATGTTGGAAAAGAAGAAAGGGAGAAATTTTAGAAGTTAAATCATTTTGAGTTATTTAAGTTTAAAACACTTCCAGTATCCCAGTTAGGCTTCCCAGATTTATTAaaatggatttacactggtatgtGTTTTTCCTTTACATGATAGGATTAATGCCTATGATTCAATTGTTTGATTAAGTCAGATTTAAGTGCACTTGTGTAATGTtgatggggagagaaggaagtATTAATCCAGTAGTAAAGTCTTTGCTGTTTCTAATGAAAGGGCAAGCATGACATTTgggtattttaatattttttaataccCATTTCTGTGTCCATGTTTCATTCTCTGAAATCACTTGTTCTGTGCAAGTGGTGACCATGAACTTCTGATCAAAATCACTTGTCCCGCACTGAGGAGAAAAAAACAGTAGGATTTGATCCTTGGCACAATATCTGTCCAATTGCGGTTGGATGTTAGGAGACCCTGTATTCtaatcctggctgtgccactCACTGACTTGCTGCGTGACTTCAGAGAAGCAATTTCTCCTGCTGCCTCAATTTCCTTCTCTGTAAAATGAGACTAATACGTGCACACTTTCCTGACAAAGGTGTTATGAGAATTAgttatgtctgtacagtgctttgaacataaTATATATAAATGCTATGCACGATCAGGCCACATCAGCCTATCGTGTGGTAAAACCAAAGAGAGATGAAATTGGGGAGGAAATCTCCATATGCACTCCCTCACGTCGCTCCCTTGCAACATCATC is a window of Malaclemys terrapin pileata isolate rMalTer1 chromosome 6, rMalTer1.hap1, whole genome shotgun sequence DNA encoding:
- the TICAM2 gene encoding TIR domain-containing adapter molecule 2 codes for the protein MGNTNSKRNPPPPPNNTEKGTNVSAGQRDFKQNHELCGLSLDIEGISTKVSEIHSSDEDSEDVFYKFVILHAQNDADEASRLQHLLQNNFCIKPGIIFAEMPSGRHFLQNLNDAVNRSAWTIILLTEHFLSEAWCEFQSYASLMNALNKQHKYNSVIPLRPLNNPLPREKTPCVLQAINALEEDSPGFAKQVEKIFQESKYRQQQAMWKKERTNETH